In Pseudomonadota bacterium, the following proteins share a genomic window:
- a CDS encoding MBL fold metallo-hydrolase produces the protein MANIINGVYFIQGQDEFLPDSHVYVIGEPSSNDLSIIDVGLTGKGAYKIQSIQKMGIELSAIKRIIMTHTHLDHIGCFSEIKKNIPHAELWVHKSEADLLEKGDDRGVYGMNEFKGMCQMQFGLKPDSFTLKVERKLEGGEILEIGNMIWEVIHIPGHSMGGIALYSPSLEVLIPGDVVYADNAIGRFDLFGANPEELKKSLYLLAELKVDILLPGHNDIVKKLPEGYIKRVAKTWEPYLM, from the coding sequence ATGGCTAATATAATAAACGGAGTTTACTTTATTCAGGGACAGGATGAATTCCTTCCCGATTCTCATGTCTATGTGATAGGTGAGCCGTCATCAAATGACCTTTCAATTATTGATGTAGGACTGACTGGAAAGGGTGCTTATAAGATTCAGTCTATTCAAAAAATGGGGATTGAACTTTCGGCAATCAAGCGCATTATCATGACACATACTCATTTAGACCATATTGGCTGCTTCTCCGAGATCAAAAAAAATATCCCCCATGCCGAGCTCTGGGTGCATAAGTCTGAAGCCGATTTATTGGAAAAAGGCGATGACAGGGGTGTATACGGCATGAATGAGTTTAAGGGGATGTGCCAGATGCAATTCGGTCTGAAACCTGACTCTTTTACCCTGAAAGTTGAACGCAAGCTCGAAGGAGGCGAAATCCTGGAAATAGGCAACATGATCTGGGAAGTAATCCATATACCCGGACATTCGATGGGAGGCATAGCCCTTTATAGTCCTTCTTTGGAAGTGTTGATTCCAGGCGATGTGGTATATGCAGATAATGCTATAGGCCGTTTTGATCTTTTCGGTGCAAATCCTGAAGAATTGAAAAAATCCCTTTATCTGCTTGCTGAACTGAAGGTTGATATACTTCTTCCCGGTCATAATGATATTGTAAAAAAACTTCCTGAAGGATATATCAAAAGAGTGGCAAAGACGTGGGAGCCGTACCTAATGTAG
- a CDS encoding sigma-70 family RNA polymerase sigma factor, translating into MTINNFPEVKQMIDAGIEKGYLTIEEINDFLPHNTFSPEDIEDVLDFLSESDIDIVETMKEKVETHEEESPDWRETERLPSEKTDNIIWAYLKDIGHVSLLTPDEENRIAIKIEEIERKAKNILFELPRAVNELHEIGLKLKEESLNILDVINDIDEMNYTQKDEEHHRKKTISSIKNIKSLHKKKEEIISKLSGAHGISRKELLKDIHKIEEKLENVLLNLKLNKKVIVEIIRKVTRQMKFMDDNEAGIVRKKLTELSEIDNKLKAVKNRLVQANLRLVVNIARKYMNRGLSFLDLIQEGNMGLMKAAEKYDYQKGYKFSTYSTWWIRQAITRAIADYARTIRVPVHILETTNKISKVTVSLFQELGRKPNLEEISSKADLPLEKVRKIMKISNGTVSIETPIGDDESKLGDFLADPKASSPFMELVGISLREEIDKVLSTLTPREEKVIRMRLGIGMRADSTLEEVGDAFGLTRERIRQIEAKALRKLQHPSRRKRLESFQE; encoded by the coding sequence ATGACAATAAATAATTTCCCTGAAGTAAAACAGATGATAGATGCAGGAATCGAGAAGGGCTATCTCACAATCGAGGAAATCAATGATTTCCTCCCTCATAACACCTTTTCTCCCGAAGACATTGAAGATGTATTAGACTTTCTTTCAGAATCCGATATCGACATAGTCGAAACGATGAAAGAAAAGGTTGAAACGCATGAAGAGGAAAGTCCGGATTGGCGAGAAACAGAAAGGTTACCTTCAGAAAAAACCGATAACATAATATGGGCCTATTTAAAGGATATCGGGCATGTTTCACTCCTCACACCTGATGAAGAAAACCGGATAGCAATAAAAATAGAGGAAATTGAAAGGAAGGCAAAGAATATTTTATTTGAATTGCCCCGGGCAGTGAATGAGCTTCACGAAATCGGTCTGAAACTAAAAGAAGAGTCCTTAAACATATTGGATGTGATCAACGATATTGATGAAATGAACTATACGCAAAAAGATGAGGAGCATCACAGAAAGAAAACCATATCCTCCATTAAAAATATAAAAAGTCTTCACAAGAAAAAAGAAGAAATTATAAGTAAACTGTCTGGCGCCCATGGAATAAGCAGGAAGGAGCTTCTCAAAGATATCCATAAGATCGAGGAAAAATTAGAAAATGTTCTGCTTAACCTGAAACTCAACAAGAAAGTCATTGTGGAAATCATTAGAAAGGTTACGCGGCAGATGAAGTTTATGGACGATAACGAGGCAGGCATCGTAAGAAAGAAGTTGACGGAACTGAGCGAAATTGACAACAAACTGAAAGCCGTAAAGAACAGGCTCGTTCAGGCAAACTTGAGACTTGTCGTTAACATTGCCAGGAAATACATGAACAGGGGTCTTTCCTTTCTCGACCTTATTCAGGAAGGGAATATGGGCCTTATGAAAGCTGCGGAAAAATATGATTATCAGAAAGGCTACAAATTTTCTACATACTCAACCTGGTGGATAAGACAGGCCATAACAAGGGCAATTGCAGATTATGCACGGACTATCAGGGTGCCGGTTCATATACTTGAAACTACTAATAAGATCAGCAAGGTTACCGTATCCCTCTTCCAGGAATTAGGGAGAAAACCTAATCTTGAAGAAATTTCATCAAAAGCAGACCTTCCCCTGGAGAAAGTCAGAAAAATTATGAAGATCTCAAATGGGACCGTATCAATTGAAACCCCTATCGGAGATGATGAATCCAAACTCGGTGATTTCCTTGCAGATCCAAAAGCCTCTTCACCATTTATGGAGCTTGTGGGAATATCTCTTAGGGAAGAGATAGACAAAGTTTTGTCAACCCTTACCCCAAGAGAAGAAAAGGTGATCAGGATGAGGCTCGGCATCGGCATGAGGGCCGATTCTACTCTGGAAGAAGTTGGTGATGCCTTTGGGCTTACCCGTGAACGTATCCGCCAGATTGAGGCTAAGGCGCTGAGGAAGTTGCAGCACCCGTCAAGGCGAAAGAGACTGGAAAGCTTCCAGGAATAA
- a CDS encoding RlmE family RNA methyltransferase — protein sequence MGKFIPKDTFFKKAKQDGYRARSAYKLKEALDKFHIIKKGDKVLDIGCAPGSFMQVISGIVGQEGVVIGIDILPLKPLHAVNTITVTYDIKDINIKDLLDKHALKHFDVITCDIAPNITGIREVDNKNIEELYYAVYDILLNGLKRGGDAFLKLFFSDAFSDISLNLKKLFKKVTVFKPVASRSASSEIYLVCFDKKQLCKKD from the coding sequence ATGGGTAAATTTATTCCGAAAGATACCTTTTTTAAAAAGGCAAAACAAGACGGCTATAGAGCGCGAAGCGCCTATAAATTGAAAGAGGCACTTGATAAATTTCATATTATAAAAAAAGGGGATAAAGTCCTGGACATCGGGTGTGCGCCCGGCAGCTTTATGCAGGTTATTTCCGGTATTGTCGGACAGGAAGGCGTGGTAATAGGCATAGATATACTGCCACTGAAACCATTACATGCTGTTAACACAATAACCGTTACATACGATATTAAAGATATCAATATAAAAGACCTCCTTGACAAACATGCCCTGAAACACTTTGATGTTATTACCTGTGACATTGCACCGAACATTACCGGTATACGTGAAGTAGACAATAAAAACATCGAGGAGTTATATTATGCTGTTTATGATATCCTGCTGAATGGGCTTAAGAGGGGTGGAGACGCTTTTTTGAAATTGTTTTTTTCTGATGCTTTCAGCGATATAAGCTTGAATCTGAAAAAACTTTTTAAGAAGGTTACTGTATTCAAGCCTGTTGCCTCAAGGAGTGCCAGCTCGGAAATCTACCTTGTATGTTTTGATAAAAAGCAGCTGTGTAAAAAGGATTAA
- a CDS encoding cache domain-containing protein — MKKILCGLVMLAMVICGVVYNVNAATLDEAKSMAVKAAGYAKANGMEKAAAEFNNQNGQFRKGDIYIVMIDYNGKVIAHGGSPALTGTSLLDQKDPNTGKFFVQEMISTAKKGSGWVTYNWMNPAAKKVQPKKSWIQKIEGVDAFTICGIFQ, encoded by the coding sequence ATGAAAAAAATCTTATGCGGCTTGGTAATGTTGGCGATGGTTATTTGTGGTGTTGTATACAATGTAAATGCCGCGACACTTGATGAAGCGAAATCAATGGCAGTGAAGGCCGCGGGATATGCCAAAGCGAACGGAATGGAAAAGGCGGCTGCCGAATTTAATAACCAGAACGGCCAGTTCAGAAAGGGCGATATTTATATTGTTATGATTGACTATAATGGTAAAGTTATTGCCCACGGCGGATCACCGGCACTTACCGGCACGAGCCTTCTCGACCAGAAAGACCCCAACACGGGAAAGTTTTTTGTCCAAGAGATGATCAGTACAGCAAAGAAAGGGAGCGGCTGGGTAACCTATAACTGGATGAACCCTGCAGCTAAGAAGGTACAACCTAAAAAATCATGGATCCAGAAGATAGAAGGTGTTGACGCTTTTACTATCTGTGGTATCTTCCAGTAA
- a CDS encoding aminotransferase class V-fold PLP-dependent enzyme, which yields MKDKRAHQKIVYMDNAATSWPKPPCVADSIVNFINEVGANPGRSAHRLSIESGRIVYTAREAIAELFGTPDPLRVVFGLNVTEALNLAIRGLLSSGDHVITSSLEHNSMMRPLRAMEKEGVEITVVQCSKEGLLDPADIERAIRPNTTLIALNHASNVVGTLLPVSEVGHIARKHGLLFLVDAAQTGGAYPIDVQSFSIDLLAFTGHKSLLGPMGTGGLIVGERVDTARMKPLKRGGTGSYSEHEEQPDFLPDIYESGTPNMVGLAGLNAGVRWIMEHTVDAIRAHEMLLTQKMIDGLTTIPGITIYGSCDASLQAPIISLNIAGLELSEAGLRLDEEYGILCRVGLHCSPAAHRTIGRFPTGTLRFSLGIFNTEEDVDIAIEAIARLAKEV from the coding sequence ATGAAAGACAAGAGAGCTCATCAAAAGATTGTGTATATGGACAATGCTGCTACGTCATGGCCAAAACCGCCATGCGTGGCTGATTCCATTGTCAACTTTATAAATGAAGTAGGCGCCAATCCCGGACGGTCAGCACACCGTTTGTCCATTGAATCCGGGCGCATTGTCTATACTGCACGTGAAGCAATTGCAGAACTGTTCGGCACACCCGATCCTCTACGTGTTGTTTTCGGGCTCAACGTAACAGAGGCGCTCAACCTTGCCATCCGGGGGCTTTTATCTTCAGGGGATCACGTAATCACCAGTAGCCTGGAACACAATTCAATGATGCGCCCATTGCGGGCAATGGAAAAGGAAGGCGTGGAAATAACCGTAGTGCAGTGCTCGAAAGAAGGTCTTCTTGACCCCGCAGATATCGAGAGGGCAATACGCCCCAATACGACATTAATTGCCTTAAACCATGCATCAAATGTAGTGGGCACCTTGCTGCCAGTCAGTGAAGTCGGCCATATTGCAAGAAAGCATGGTTTGTTGTTTCTGGTCGATGCTGCCCAGACAGGAGGTGCATATCCGATTGATGTGCAGTCATTCTCCATAGACCTGCTTGCTTTTACGGGTCATAAGTCTTTGCTTGGGCCTATGGGCACCGGCGGCCTGATCGTCGGGGAACGCGTTGATACAGCGCGTATGAAGCCTCTTAAGAGAGGAGGAACAGGCAGCTACTCGGAGCATGAAGAACAACCTGATTTTCTGCCCGATATCTATGAAAGCGGAACGCCGAATATGGTAGGGTTGGCAGGGCTGAATGCCGGTGTAAGGTGGATCATGGAGCACACCGTAGATGCAATCCGGGCACATGAAATGCTGCTGACCCAAAAAATGATCGATGGTCTGACAACTATACCGGGTATCACTATATACGGGAGCTGTGATGCAAGTTTGCAGGCACCGATTATCTCTCTTAATATTGCCGGGCTTGAACTGTCAGAAGCAGGGCTGCGCCTTGATGAGGAATATGGCATTCTGTGCCGTGTAGGATTACATTGTTCGCCTGCAGCACATCGTACAATCGGCAGGTTTCCAACAGGAACCTTGCGCTTTTCGCTGGGAATATTCAATACCGAAGAGGACGTAGATATTGCAATTGAAGCTATTGCCCGTCTTGCAAAAGAGGTATGA
- a CDS encoding AMP-binding protein → MNIVLEKSARALFRLYFRFFHNINIEGIENIPRNPDKLIIISNHASLLDGLIIWTYLDLKFKIIVDRIRAQEKLLKPFMQNSFTVQIDSMNPYSLKGVIEKVNQGTPLLIFPEGRITRTGGIMKIYEGTGFAAYKTGAKILPICLKGTFSTILSKKQGRKRIFAPITMSIGKLHGPIDVEGLPQRNRKKEAAAIIYMLLCNISYETYNRSSTLRHEFIRVCKEHRNRILYKDVTKVEVSYKRALAGAFILGSRFSHIPDKNIGMLLPNLAATALIFMGLQLFRKVPVFLNYSSGPASLKHAMELGDLNIIVTSRKFMETIKLDYAVFEGKKLIFIDDIKQEICLGDKLLGLWRSTFPGSFSRILPDEHKETAVILYTSGSEGVPKGVCLSHENIISNIHQALSRIDLRESDYFLNALPMFHSFGLTVGTILPMFAGAKVFLYVSPLHYRIIPEIAYDQGCTILMGTNTFLNGFSKKAHPYDFHTMRYLFCGAEALSDAVFERYARIYGIRVMSGYGVTECSPVVSINNAIEYEHGTVGKILPGIEHKLAPVEGVDSKNGHVGRLYVRGKNVMKGYLKNEKANLKYLIEDQGWYDTGDIVEITETGFLKIVGRLKRFSKISGEMISLTAIEEALVRDFGDRKDIAVMAVADERKGEKLILITNNQKIDLKITREKLRTRGFSDLACPKDIRFLKEIPKLGTGKVDYMKLKDML, encoded by the coding sequence ATGAACATTGTTTTGGAAAAAAGCGCAAGGGCTTTGTTCAGGCTCTATTTTCGGTTTTTCCATAACATTAATATTGAAGGCATTGAAAACATACCGAGAAACCCGGATAAACTGATTATCATTTCAAACCATGCGAGCTTGCTTGACGGACTGATTATCTGGACTTATCTAGATTTAAAATTCAAGATCATTGTTGACAGAATAAGGGCACAGGAAAAACTGCTAAAGCCCTTTATGCAAAATTCATTTACTGTCCAAATAGACTCGATGAACCCATATTCGCTGAAAGGGGTAATAGAAAAGGTCAATCAAGGTACGCCGTTGCTTATTTTTCCTGAAGGACGCATAACAAGAACCGGCGGCATTATGAAAATCTATGAAGGTACAGGTTTTGCTGCTTATAAGACAGGAGCAAAAATACTCCCGATTTGTCTCAAGGGCACCTTTTCAACGATTTTGTCAAAGAAGCAGGGAAGGAAAAGGATTTTCGCACCGATAACGATGAGTATAGGTAAATTGCATGGGCCCATAGATGTTGAAGGTCTGCCGCAGCGGAACCGGAAAAAAGAGGCTGCAGCAATTATCTACATGCTCCTCTGTAATATATCCTACGAGACATACAACAGGTCTTCTACTTTAAGGCATGAATTTATAAGAGTCTGTAAAGAACACAGAAACCGGATACTTTATAAAGATGTAACTAAGGTTGAGGTGAGCTATAAAAGGGCACTGGCAGGTGCTTTTATCCTCGGCAGCCGTTTTTCGCACATTCCGGATAAAAATATAGGAATGCTGCTTCCAAACCTTGCGGCAACTGCTTTGATTTTCATGGGCTTACAGCTTTTCAGAAAGGTCCCCGTATTTCTAAATTACTCAAGCGGACCTGCTTCACTAAAACATGCAATGGAGCTTGGCGACTTGAACATTATTGTGACGTCACGCAAATTTATGGAAACAATAAAACTTGATTACGCTGTTTTTGAAGGGAAAAAACTTATCTTTATAGATGATATAAAACAGGAAATATGTCTTGGAGATAAATTGCTCGGTTTGTGGAGAAGCACTTTTCCAGGATCATTTTCCAGGATTTTACCGGATGAACATAAAGAAACGGCAGTTATCCTCTATACATCAGGCTCTGAAGGTGTGCCCAAAGGGGTTTGCCTGTCCCACGAAAATATTATTTCCAATATTCACCAGGCACTCTCAAGGATAGATTTAAGAGAGAGCGATTATTTTTTGAATGCGCTTCCTATGTTCCATAGCTTCGGACTTACTGTCGGAACTATCCTGCCTATGTTTGCCGGTGCGAAAGTGTTTCTCTATGTGAGCCCTTTGCATTACAGGATAATACCGGAGATTGCCTATGACCAGGGGTGCACGATATTAATGGGTACAAACACATTTTTAAACGGATTCAGTAAAAAAGCTCACCCTTATGATTTCCATACCATGCGTTATTTATTCTGCGGCGCTGAGGCGCTAAGCGATGCAGTCTTTGAGAGGTATGCCAGAATATACGGTATACGTGTAATGTCCGGTTATGGGGTCACAGAATGTTCGCCGGTTGTCAGTATAAATAATGCAATTGAATATGAGCATGGGACTGTAGGGAAGATACTGCCCGGCATAGAACATAAACTTGCGCCTGTTGAAGGCGTGGACAGCAAGAACGGACATGTGGGCAGGCTCTATGTGAGGGGTAAAAATGTAATGAAGGGATATCTTAAGAATGAAAAGGCGAATCTGAAATACCTCATCGAAGATCAGGGCTGGTATGATACAGGTGATATCGTTGAAATAACGGAAACCGGTTTTCTAAAAATAGTGGGGAGATTAAAACGGTTTTCGAAAATAAGCGGCGAGATGATATCTTTAACCGCCATTGAAGAAGCTCTGGTAAGGGACTTCGGAGATCGAAAAGATATAGCTGTCATGGCAGTTGCCGATGAGAGGAAGGGTGAAAAACTCATTCTTATTACCAATAATCAAAAGATAGATTTAAAAATCACAAGGGAAAAACTAAGAACAAGAGGCTTCTCGGATCTTGCCTGTCCTAAAGATATACGGTTTTTAAAGGAAATTCCGAAGCTCGGTACAGGGAAAGTAGATTATATGAAACTTAAAGATATGCTGTGA
- a CDS encoding methyl-accepting chemotaxis protein: protein MKQWLGNLKMTTKLLVSPGTAVAFLVIFGIVSTFGFFKQKSVLDDIYNNRFNHYKISAGIIADLRDVHANIYKLMGWITSGYDQQRVEGFRNEQFDKVKKIKDIIGEVLKKVNLTKTEKDVFKKTSEDVAKYQDILQKAMTMDVVTATILMNQADDTFQVLSKDLDKLVEYENKLSNDLYISAGKTFHFVLIFAAIVLLAALVFSYAINMVMKAIILSPIHKTVDVIESVAQGDLTQRIDVNTRDEIGEMATHFNAFVEKLHDAIVQVAESSNEVSSAAGMLDSATEQMATGVEEAAMQANSVAAASEEMSKTSSEIAQNCVIAAKSSEKANTSATDGATIIQETIQVMNRINDRVRDSAEVIKGLGVRSDQIGDIVGLINDVADQTNLLALNAAIEAARAGEHGRGFAVVADEVKKLAERTSKATNEIRETIHAMQSETKKAVRSMEEGVTDVGLGTVEAAKSGDALKDILHQINTVSSEINQIAVASEQETASTNEIASSIQQISTVVQETAHRIQENSQASAQLAGLSKTLQGMVGQFKI, encoded by the coding sequence ATGAAGCAATGGCTTGGTAATCTGAAGATGACTACGAAACTCTTGGTCTCACCCGGGACGGCGGTTGCATTCCTGGTAATTTTTGGCATTGTCTCCACGTTCGGTTTCTTTAAGCAAAAATCTGTTCTCGATGATATCTATAACAACAGGTTCAATCATTACAAGATTAGCGCGGGTATTATAGCCGATCTCAGGGATGTCCATGCCAATATCTATAAATTGATGGGATGGATAACCTCCGGCTATGATCAGCAAAGGGTCGAAGGCTTCCGGAATGAACAGTTTGATAAGGTAAAAAAGATAAAAGACATCATAGGAGAAGTTTTAAAGAAAGTGAATCTTACAAAAACAGAAAAAGATGTTTTTAAAAAAACCTCGGAAGATGTGGCTAAATATCAGGACATTCTCCAAAAGGCCATGACGATGGACGTGGTTACAGCTACAATATTGATGAATCAGGCCGATGACACCTTCCAGGTCTTAAGCAAGGATCTGGATAAACTTGTCGAATATGAAAATAAACTGAGTAATGATCTGTACATTTCCGCAGGGAAGACCTTTCATTTTGTCCTTATTTTTGCGGCTATTGTTTTACTGGCAGCATTAGTTTTCTCATACGCGATTAATATGGTTATGAAAGCTATTATACTTTCTCCGATACATAAGACGGTAGATGTCATTGAAAGCGTTGCCCAGGGTGACCTGACCCAAAGGATTGACGTCAATACCCGGGACGAAATAGGTGAGATGGCCACACATTTCAATGCCTTTGTTGAGAAACTCCATGACGCCATTGTGCAGGTTGCCGAAAGCAGCAACGAAGTCTCTTCCGCGGCCGGTATGCTTGACAGTGCCACGGAACAAATGGCAACCGGTGTTGAGGAAGCGGCAATGCAGGCCAATTCGGTCGCCGCGGCAAGCGAGGAGATGTCTAAAACCTCTTCAGAGATAGCCCAGAATTGTGTTATAGCAGCCAAAAGCTCTGAAAAGGCAAATACTTCCGCTACTGATGGCGCGACGATCATACAGGAAACAATCCAGGTCATGAACCGCATCAATGACCGGGTTCGGGATTCAGCGGAAGTGATTAAGGGTCTTGGCGTGCGTTCCGATCAGATAGGTGATATTGTCGGTCTTATAAATGACGTGGCAGACCAGACAAACCTCCTTGCTCTTAATGCTGCTATTGAAGCTGCCCGGGCTGGCGAACACGGCAGAGGCTTTGCTGTAGTAGCCGACGAGGTGAAAAAACTTGCCGAAAGGACAAGCAAAGCCACAAACGAAATCAGGGAAACCATCCACGCCATGCAGTCCGAGACGAAGAAGGCAGTTCGTTCTATGGAAGAAGGAGTGACTGACGTAGGACTGGGAACAGTCGAAGCAGCAAAATCAGGAGATGCACTGAAAGATATCCTCCACCAGATTAATACAGTGTCCTCCGAAATAAATCAGATCGCCGTGGCATCCGAACAGGAAACGGCATCAACGAATGAAATAGCATCGAGCATACAGCAGATTTCAACAGTGGTTCAGGAGACCGCACACCGTATCCAGGAAAACTCTCAGGCCTCGGCGCAACTTGCCGGTCTTTCAAAGACACTGCAGGGTATGGTAGGACAGTTTAAAATATAA